A stretch of DNA from Pseudonocardia hierapolitana:
CCTTCAACGCCCGCTTCAGCTCACCGACGAGCGCGGCCCGCTCCGGTCCGGCGGCAGCCGCGATCACCCCTGTCATCGACCGCACGATCTGCACGGCGACGAGGGCGGCCCGCTCCCGGTCGGCCGGAGGCAGGGCGGGCACCCGTGCCCCGATCACCGCCGTCACGCGGCCGAGCAGGGTCTCCTGCAACGGCCGGGTGGCCGCGGCCAGCTGGGCGGGCGCGTCGGGACCCGCGAGCAGCGCCTTCGCACCGGGGTTGGCCAGGCTGAACGCGATCAGCGGATCGAGGATCCGGTCCAGCAGGTCCTCGAGCGGCAGATCGGCCACGTCCGCTCCCTCGAACGCGGCCGCGTGCGCCGCCGCCATCCGCTCGGCGAGGCGCGCCGACAGCGCCTCGGCGATCGCCTCCTTGTTGGCGAAGAACTGGTACAGCGAGCCGGGCGAGATGCCGGCCCGCGCCGCGATCCGGTTGGTGGACGCCGCCTCGTAGCCGACCTCGGCGAACAGGGCCAGCGCGGCGTCGAGGATCTCGGCGATGCGCCGCTCCCCGCGCGCCTGACGGCGCACCGGCCTGCCTGCGGTCGTCACCCCCGCATCCTGCCGTACGGCGAGAGCTCAGCGCTCCGCGTCGGACCCGTCGCCGAGGGGCTCGTCGCCCGCGATCTCCAGGTAGGTGTCGACCTCCTGCGGTGTCGGGTCGATCCCCACCGCCTCGGCGTACGCCTCGGCGCGCTCGGGGTCGTGCGCGAAGCCGGGCTCGGCCTCCGGCTGCGCGTCGGGTGCAGTCATGGCCGTCTCCTCGTGCTCGGTCGGCAGATCGTCCGGTTGTTCCGACGCTGTACCCCGCACGGGACGACGTATGTGCCCGTGGACCGGCCGCTACAGCTCCGGGAGCCGCTGCGGCCTGCCGATCAGCTCGGCGAGCGGGTCGCCCGCCTCCTCCACCCGGTCGAGGACGGTGCGGATCGTCCAGCGGTCGGGGCGCAGGTCGGGATCGTCGAGCTCGTCCCACGTGATCGGGACGGAGACCGGGGCACCAGGCGCGGGCCGCGCGCTGTACGGGGCGATCAGGGTCTTGTTGATCGCGTTCTGCGTGTAGTCGAGGCGGGCCAGGCCGCGCCGGCGGTCCTTCTGCCACTCCCAGCTGATCATGTCCGGCACCGTGCGTCCGATCGCCCGCGACACCTTCTCCACCCACCCGCGGGTGTCGGCGAACGTGTACCCGCCCGCCACCGGCACCCAGATCTGCACGCCGCGCTTGCCGGTGACCTTGGGCGCCGCCGTGACACCCAGGTGCTGCAGCGCGGTGCGGTAGAGACCGGCGAGCACGAGGACGTCGGCGAACGAGGAGCGCTCGCCGGGGTCGACGTCGATCAGCGCCCACGTCGGCTCGTGGACGTCCGGCAGCCGGGACGTCCAGGGGTTGAGCTCGACCGCGCCCCAGTTCGCCATCCAGACGAGCGCCGCCACGCTGTCCACCACCGCATAACAGACCGTCTCGCCCGGATCCGCCTCCTCGTTGCGCCACTGCGTGAGCCACTCCGGCGCGTAGTCGGGCATCTCCTTGTGCCAGAAGCCGGGCTTGTCGGTCCCGTCGGGATAGCGGTGCAGGTTCACCGGGCGGTCGTGGAGGAACGGGAGCATGTGCGGGGCGACCTGCGCGTGGTAGCGGACGAAGTCCCGCTTCGTGACCGGCGGCTCGCCGTCACGCCCCGGGAAGAGCACCTTGTCCAGGTTGGTGAGCTGCACGTCGAGCCCCTGGACCGTCCACCGGCCCTTCCGCCCCAGCGCGTCGAGGGCGGTCAGCTCGTCGGGCGTCGGCGGGTCCCACGTCGGCGCGGTGCCGCCGAGGGCGACGGCGGCCTCGGCGGCGGGCCGGTCACTCAGCCACAGGGCGTCCGGCTCGGCCGCCACCTCGTCGTTGGTGCGGCCGCTCTTGACCGACCGCGGGTGCTCCTCCGGGTCCCAGCCGGCGACGGCGTGGTCGTCGTTCTTGTGCAGCATCAGCCACTGCTCCTTGCCCGACCGGTCCTTGCCCGTGCGGACCAGCACGAACCGTCCGGCGAGCTTCTCGCCACGCACGTCGAAGTGCAGCTCGCCGTCCGCGACGGCGGCGGCCGGGTCGTCGGTGCGCGCGGGCTCCCACGTCCCCCAGTCCCAGACCACGACGTCCCCACCGCCGTACTCCCCGCGCGGGATGATCCCCTCGAAGTCGAAGTACTCGATCGGGTGGTCCTCGACGTGGACGGCCAGCTGCCGCGCCTTCGGGTCCAGCGACGGGCCCTTCGGCACCGCCCAGCTCACCAGCACGCCGTCGATCTCGAGCCGGAAGTCGTAGTGCAGCCGCCGCGCCCGGTGGCGCTGCACGACGAACCGCCCCGTGGCCGGCGCGACCCGACCGCCCGCCGGCTCGGGCGTGGCGCCGAAGTCGCGCATCGATCGGTAGGTGGCGAGGCGGTCCGCCTGGTCGGTCATGCCTACGGGGTACCCCGCTCGGTCCTCGCGCAGCACCGTCGCGTGCGTCGCGGCGCCGAGACCCCCCGAAGGTGAATCACCCGGCGGGCCCGCGCCCTCCTCCGAGGTGACACCGCTGAGGGGAGGACATCGATGGGTACCGAGCTCGCACAGCTGGTTCGCACCCGGGTGGCGTGTTGCAACGAGGGTGACTGGCTGCCGTGCGCGCCATGACCGGTGCCGGTTACGCGTACTGCGAGGCCGGCACCGGCGGGCGCATCGACGACATCGATGACGTGCTCGCCGCGCTCGAGCGGTTGCGCGGGGCCGTCCCGGACACGCGGGCCGAGGTCGGGCGGGTGCTCGGCGATGCCGACGTGACCGTTGCCGAACTCGTATGGAGCGCGACGATCGCGCAGCGGCGGCTGCGCGTGGTCGACCGGATGTGGGCGCGCTGGGCGGACGGCAAGGTGGTCGCCGAGTGGCACGAGGTGGGCGTGCCGGCCCTGATCGCGCTGCTCGCCGGCCGGGATCCGGCCGGGTGCGGCGTCACCTCCGCCGCGCCGGGCGGGTCCGAGTAGCCGTGCCTGCAGCGATCGTTCGCTACCCTGCGCTGCGGCCCGGTCACTCCGGGCCGGGACGGAGCCGGGGCGGCGGGGGGCGCGGATGGCGGAGCCGGAAGGCACCGACCGGGTCGAGACCGACCTCGAGGTGGTCGCCGGGGTCACCGACCGCGGCCACGTCCACGAGCGCAACGAGGATGCGATGGCGCTCGGCCGGCTGCAGGACGGCACGGTGGCGGCCGTGGTCTGCGACGGCGTGTCCACGTCGCTCGCGCCCCAGCAGGCCTCGCGGCTGGCGGCCGACACCGCGCTCGACGTGCTGCTCACCAGCACCGCCCCGGCCCCCGAGCGCGTGGACGCCGCCGTCCGCGCGGCCGCGTCCGCGGTGGCGGTCCTCGGCCGCGCGGGCGATCCCCACGCACCGTCCTGCACGCTCGTGTGCGCGCTGGCGCGTCCCGGCGAGATCGCCGTCGGCTGGATCGGCGACAGCCGCGCCTACTGGCTCGCCCCGCCCGACGCCGCCGAGCCCGCCCGCCTCGTGACCACCGACCACTCGTGGGCCGCTCAGATGGTCGTCGCCGGCGTGCTCGACGAAGCGGCGGCGATGCGGGACCCGCGGGCTCACGCGATCACGCGCTGGCTCGGTGCCGGTGGCACGGGGGAGGCGGAGATCGCGATGCTGCACCCGGCCGGCCCGGGCGCGCTGCTGCTCTGCAGCGACGGGCTCTGGAACTACCTGCCCGGCGCCACCGACGTCGCTGCCGTCGCGCTCCCGGAGCTGGCAGACGGCGGGCCGATCGCGGCCGCGGAGGCCCTGACGGCGCTCGCCCTCGACGCGGGCGGCCGCGACAACGTCACCGTGGTCGTCATCCCGGCCCATCCAGGTGAATGATCTTCACGATGCGTGACGGCCTCGGCGGGCCACATGCCTGAATCCGGATTCATTGCAACCGGAAAGAGGGCGTAACCAAACGCAGAGTGCGCGGCTCACTCGATGGTGGTACGTGATTTGTTTCGCCCCACCGTGTCCCGCTAACTTTTTCCGTAGTCAGCGAAGGCTCCCCGTCATATCCGCTGACCTTGGATGGGTTGGCTCCGGTCGACTCCGGACACTCAACAGGAGATGAACTGTGCTGAAGAAGGCTGGAATCGTCGTGGCCACGGCCGCTGCTGGCCTGCTCGCGGTCAGCCCGCTCGCCTTCGCCGGCGACGACCACGGCAAGACCAAGGTCGAGGACGTCAACCACATCGACGGCTCGACCCACGGCGGGCTGCTCAACGTCGGGGGCAACAACCTCGCCGTGCCCGTGAACGTGTGCGACAACCAGGTGCCGGTGAACGTCCTGGGCGTCCAGGTGCCGCTCAACGACACCCACGTCCTCGCCCAGCTGACCGGTGCGATCGGCCTGCTGAGCAGCGACACGGACGCCGAGTCCGACGGTGACAACACGATCGACGACTCCTGCACGGCGGAGGCCGAGTCCGGCGACAGCGCCGAGATCGACGACTGATCGTCGACAGGGCGAGAACGGCGCCGGGCCTTCGGGCCCGGCGCCGTTTCACGTTCCGGGCCACAATCCAATTCGAGGCGGAACACGTCCGGAATCCGACCGTTTTCGCACCGGGTCGGAGACGGTGGTGCGGGAGCCCTGCTCGCGGCATCCTGCTCGCCGTGACGTGGATCAACTGGGCCGGACGAGCGCTGCGCACCGGCCGCCGTCGTGCGACCGGGTTCCGTCGAGGAGCTGGCCGCCGCGGTGCGTGATGCAGGTGCGCGGACCGTGCGCGTGGCCGGCGCCGGGCACTCCTTCGGCGACCTCGTCGCCACGGACGGCGTGTTGCTGCAGCTCGACGGGCTCGCCGACGTGCTCGCCGTCGACCGGGCCGCCGGTCTGGTGCGGGTGGGCGCCGGCATCCGGCTGCACTCACTGAACGCCGTCCTCGACGCGCTCGGCCTCGCCCTGCCCAACCTCGGCGACATCGACCGGCAGAGCGTGGCGGGCGCGATCTCCACGGCCACGCACGGCACCGGGGCGCGGCTGGGCAACCTCGCCACGCAGGTCGAGGAGCTGGAGCTCGTGCTCGCCGACGGCAGCGTGCTGCGGTGCGCTCCCGGCAGCGACGAGCTGTGCGCCGCCCGGGTGAGCCTCGGCGCGCTCGGCGTCGTTGCGAGCGTGACGCTGCGGGTCGTGCCCGCGTTCCGCCTGCGCGCCGAGGACCGGGCCCGGCCACTGGACGAGACGCTCGGCCGGCTCGACGAGCACGTGGCCGGCAGCGACCACTTCGAGTTCTACGTCTTCCCCCACTCCGACCGGGCACTCACCCGCACCAACACGCGCACCGGCGCCCCCGCCGCGCCGCGGGGCGCGCTGCGCCGGCTACTGGACGAGGAGCTCGTGCCCAACGGCCTGATCGGTGCGGTCTGCCGGCTCGGCAGGCGGTTCCCGGCCGCGATCCCGCGCCTGAACCGCCAGGTGGCGGCCGCGTTCACCGCGAGCGTCCACACGAACGTGAGTCACCGCGTGTTCACCGGCCGGCGCCGGGTGCGGTTCACCGAAATGGAGTGGGCGGTGCCCCGCGCGGCGTGCGTGCCCGTGCTGCGGGCCGCCCTGCGCGCGGCGGAGCAGCACGTCGTGAACTTCCCGATCGAGGTGCGGTTCACCGCGGCCGACGAGGAGTCCTTCCTCAGCCCTTCATGGCAGCGGGACACGGCCTACGTGGCCGTGCACGCGTTCGAGGGCATGCCGTGGGAGCCCTACTTCCGCGATGTGCAGGCCGCGGCGCTCGACCACGACGGGCGGCCGCACTGGGGCAAGCGCCACCTGCTCGACGCCGCGGCGCTCGCACCCCGCTACCCGGCGTGGGACCGCTTCCAGGCCGTCCGGGACCGGCTCGATCCGAACCGCCGGTTCACCAACCCGCACGTCGAGCGTGTGCTGGGCGCCTGAGTCAGCCGGTCAGCGATGTGCCGGGGCTGGTCTCGCGCCCGTCGTCCGCGACGGGGACCGACGGGCACGGCCAGCCTTGGCTGCTGCGTGGCCGGCCGACCCCCACCACTGTCGCCGACCGCCCCATCAGCTCCCGCTCCGCCCGCTCCACCGTGGAGAACGACGAGAACTCCGCGAGTTCGGCGGTGATGGCCTCGGGGAGCAGTGGCTCCCGTGCGCTCAGACCCGCCAGGTGCAGCTGGATCCCGGCGGCGCAGGCCCCGTCCCTCGCCCGGCGAAGCACCCCGAAGTCGTCGGTGGCGAAGAAGCTGACCTCGCCGAGATCGACGACGAGGTGCCCTGAGCCGCCGGGCCGGGCGGCCCGGGTGGCGACCAGCCCCGCCAGCCGCCCGACGGTCGCCTGGTCGAGCACTCCGGCCACCCCGACCACACACAGGTTCGGCGAACGCACCTCCACCGACAGCTGTGCCCCGTAGAAACGCGCCACCCGTACCTCCCACCGCGCGCCGGTCCCTCCGGATCAGCTGTACCCCGGAGGTGGGCGCTCATACCGTCCCGATCGGTGCGGCGTGCTCGGCGACGAGCAGGTCGTGCGCGTAGGTGATCTTGATGTTGCGCTCGTCACCCGGCACCCAGCGGATCGGCACGTCGGGCGCGAAGCGCTCCATGCAGGACGCGGTGTCGGTGCCGACGAACCCGCAAGCGGCGGCCTCCTCGTAGGCCGCGAGCAACGGCGCGGCCCGGAACGCCTGCGGCGTCTGCACCGCGACGAGCCGATCGGGTGACGGACCGACAAGCCCGGCCCCGTCGGGGGCCGCCGCGGCGAGGTCGTCCCGCCAAAGGCCCGGCACCGCCCCACCCTCGGCCCGCGCAGCTGCCAGCACCGACGACGCGAGCTCCCGGGTGGCGAGCGGACGCGCGGCGTCGTGCACGAGCACCGCGTCGACCGCGCCGGCGTCGATGCGGGCGGCGAGCCGGCGCAGCCCGGCCAGCTCGGACTCCTGCCGCGTGCGCCCGCCGACGACCACCTCGACGCCGCCCGCGGTGTGCTCGGCGAGTACCTGCTCGGCGAGCGGCCGGTCCGGCTCGCGCACCACCAGCACGACGGCGCCGACCTCCGGCATGCCGGCGAACGTCGCGAGCGACCAGGCGAGCACCGGCCTCCCGCGCAGGGGCAGGTAGACCTTGTTCCGCTCGGCGCCCAGACGCGTGCCGCTGCCGCCCGCCAGCACGATGGCTGCGGCCGCGGCCGGGCCCGGCGATGGCGGTTCCACAGGGCCAAGTGTGGCACCTGTGTGCCGGATCGCCCCGCACACCGCCGGAGCGGTCCGTATCGTCTCCACGGGTGACAGCGGCGTCCCGACCACTGCCGACATCGGCGGAGGGACGGGGAGAACCGCTCGAATCCCCCACCTGACGAGGTGCGCCGCGGTGCCTGCGATCACTCCCAGTAGGCTCCGGCGAATTCCTCGTCCCGCCGCCGGAGGACCGACCGCCAGAGGGGGGTGCGCATGACCGACGACAGACAGCGCGTGCCCGGCCGCGACCGAGCGACGCCTCCACCGCGGCAGGCGCCCCGCCAGGGGTTCTCCCGGCAGCAACCCCCCAGCCGGCAACCGCCGCGCCAACCGCAGGAGCGCCAGCAACCGCCACGGCAGCAGCACCCGCGCCAGCAGCCCCCGCCGCCGGCGGCCCGCCGCTCCGACCGCGGGCACCGAGCCGTGCCGCCTTCGCGCCACCCGCAGCCGCCGCGGCCCGTGGCTCCGTCCGACGCCACCCGTGCGATGCCGGTTCACCGTCCACCACGGCCGCGCGACGCGGAGCCCGCCACCAGTCCCGTTCCCCGGCCCGCACCGGGCAACCCGCGCCCCCCGTCGCGCGGGGCGCATCGCAGGTCCTCGGCAGCGGCGCGCGCCGCAGTGACCACGGCCATGCCCACTGCCCCGCCGCTGGCCACGCCGCTGGACGACGACCCCGAGCCCCCGACCGTCCGCAACGGAGCTGTCCCGCCTGCACGCACCTCGGTGGCGCGCACCCCCACCCGTCGTCGCCCCGGACCTCCGGCCGACGAGGTGGAACAGGAGGCGGAGGAGGGGGCGCCCCGGCGTTCCTTCGGCAAGGCGCTCGCCGCCGCCGCTGCATCCACCGTGGCGCCCGGCTCGGGCCACCTCATGCTGCACCGCACCCGCACCGGCGCCGTGATCCTCGGCACGTTCCTGCTGGTCATCGCCGTGCTCGTGATCCTGGTGCTCACCTCGGACACCACCGAGCTGCTCAAGACGGCCCTGTCGTCCAACGTGCTGCTCATGGCCACCATCGGCTGCGTGGTGGCGGCGATCGCCTGGGTGGCGGTGATCGTCCGCGCCTACCTGCTCGCACGGCCGCCGGGGCTCGGGGCGGTCCGGCAGACGATCGGCGTGGCCACGGTCGTCGCGCTGTGCCTGGTGGTGGCCGCGCCACTCGGATTCGGCGCCAACCTCGCCAACTCGCAGCGCACCCTGCTCGGCGACCTCTTCGCAGGGGGCGGCGGCACCTCGGCGGCCGAGGCCATCGCGAAGCCGAAGCTCAACGTCCTGCTCGTGGGCAGCGACGCCGGGCCGGACCGCAAGGGCGCACGCACCGACACGATGATGGTCGCCAACATCGACACGAAGACCGGCCGCACCGTCCTGTTCGCGCTGCCCCGCAACATCATGTTCGCCCAGTTCCCGCCGGACTCCCCGATGGGCGAGGAGTTCCCGGACGGCTTCCACAACCCCGACGACCCGCTGTCGGGCGACTACCTGCTCAACGCCGTGTACGCGTGGGGGCTCACGCACCCGAAGATGGCCCCGGAAGGCCCGACGTCCGACCCGGGCCTGAACCTGCTCCACGAGACGGTCGCCTACATGCTGGGCCTGCAGCTCGACTACTACATCGAGGTCAACATGGCCGGGTTCGCATCGATCATCGATGCGCTCGGCGGCCTGACCGTCGACGTCGGACCGGAACGCATCCCGATCGGCGGGATCACCCCGAGCGGCCGCCACGTGCGCCCCGACGGCTACATCGAGCCCGGCGTCCAGCAGCTGTCCGGCGAGCAGGCGCTCGCGTTCGCCCGCTCCCGCACCAACTCCTCCGACTACGCCCGCATGGGCCGCCAGCGCTGCCTCCTGCAGACCATCCTCACGCAGAAGAGCCCCGCCGACATGCTCACCAACTTCCAGAGCGTCGCGTCGGCCACCACCAACAGCGTGTCCACCAACATCCCGCAGGCCGTGCTGCCTGCGCTCGCGGCGCTCGCCGGCAACGGGGTCTCGCTGGAGAGCGTGTCGTTCGACCCGAGCCTCCCCGACCCGTCCACCGATGACGGCCACTTCAGCACCGGGGACCCGAACTTCTCCTACATGCGTGAGGTCGTCCAGGACGCGGTGAACCGTCCCCCGGCCCCGCCCGCTCCCCCCACGAGGGCGGCGGCCCCCACCACCCGCGCCGGTCGCGACGACGACGAGGAGGACTCGGCGTCCGAGGAGGAGCAGGAGGCCTCGGCCACCCCCACCTCCCTGGCGGAGTCCTGCTGAGAGGCCCTGGACGAGCTGAACGCAGCCACGCCCGCCATGATCAGCGATTCGGTGCGAACGCGGCCGCATCCGGCCGTTCTCGCACCGACCTGCCGATCACCAGACCGCGTTCACTGCGCCGGCCGCCGGCGGTGAGCCCGAGGGTTCAGCCGGACGCCCCGCCGGGCCGCCACCGGTACTCGGTCTGCGGCCGCCCGGTGGGGCCGTAGCGGGCGGCACGCTCGGCGAGGCCGGTCTCCACCAGGTACTCCAGGTAGCGCCGGGCGGTCACGCGGGAAGCCCCGACGGCCTCGGCCACCTCCGCGGCGGTGCACCCGTCCGCGCCTTCCAGCGCCGCGCGGACGGCGTCCAGCGACTCCCGGCTCACGCCCTTGGGCAGGCCGCCGGCCTCCGCGGGTGCGCGGAGGCGCCCGAACAGGTCGTCGACGTCGTCCTGGGCCACTACTGGGCCGGCACCGAGCCGCTCGCGGTAGTCCAGGTACCCCTCCAGCTTGCGGCGTACGGCGCTGAACGTGAACGGCTTGACCAGGTACTGCGTGGCGCCGAACGCGACGGCGGCCTGCACCACGGCGACGTCCCGCGCCCGGGTCACCATGATCACGTCCGCCGTGTGCCCCGCGGCCCGCATCCGGCGCAGCACCTCGAGCCCGTTCGTGTCGGGCAGGTGGACGTCGAGCAGCACGAGGTCGACGGGGGTGGTCGCCAGGGCGCGCAGCGCGTCGGCTCCGGACGCGGCGCTCGCGGCGACCGTGAAGCCCCGCACGCGCTCGACGTAGCTCGCGTGGGCGGCGGCGGCCACGGGATCGTCCTCGACGACGAGCGTGCGGATCACGCCCGCACCAGCGGCAGCCGCACCGTGAACTCCGCCTTCCCCGTGAGGTGGACCGCACCACCGTGGCGCTGGGCGGCCCGGCGCACCAGGGCGAGCCCGAGTCCGCGCCCCATGCCGTCGTGCGGTTTGGTGCTGAAACCGCGCTCGAAGGCGCGCTCGGCGTCCTCGGGCGCGATCCCGGGCCCGCTGTCGCTGATCCGCAGCTCCACCGCGTCGTCGTCGACGTCGGCGCCGAAGCGCACCCAGCGCGGCTGCGGGCCGTCCTGCGCGGCGTCGATGGCGTTGTCGAGCAGGTTCCCGACGATGGTGACCAGATCGCGGGGGTCGGCGAGCCCACCCGGCACGTGCGTGCCCTCCTCGAGGCGCAGCTCGACACCCCTCTCGCCCGCCGCGGCCGCCTTGCCGACGACCAGCGCCGCGACCTCGGGCACCGCGATCCCGGAGACGACGGCGTCGGTGAGGTGCTGGGCGGTCTCCAGCTCGGCCGCGGCGAACTCGAGGGCCTCGTCGGCGCGCCCGAGCTCGATCAGCGAGATGACGGTGTGCAGCTGGTTGGCCGCCTCGTGCGCCTGAGCGTGCAGCGAGTCGGCGAACCCGCGCACGGTCTGCAGCTCGCTGACCAGCTGCCGCAGCTCCGTGTGGTCCCGCAGGGTGACGACGGTGCCGAGGTGGCGGCCGCCCCAGCGCGCCGCGCCCTGGCTCACGACCACGATCCGGTCGGCCGTCAGGTGGATCTCGTCGTCGCGGGCCTGCCCATCGGCGAGCGCATCACCCAGCGGTGCCGGCAGCCCGATCTCGTCCACCCGGCGACCGTTGACGTCGGCCGGGAGCGCCAGCAGCCGGCGTGCCTCGTCGTTCACCAGCTGCACCCGGCCCTCGCGGTCGAGCAGCAGCAGCCCTTCACGCACCGCGTGCAGCACCGCGTCGTAGTACTCGTACATCCGCGCCAGCTCGGCCGGGCCCATGTCGTGCGTTGAGCGCCGCAGCCACCGGCTCACCAGCCACGATCCGGCGGCGGCCAGCAGCAGCGCGGCCGCGACGGCGGCGAGCACGAGCGGCACCTGCCGTTCCAGGTCGCGGGCCACGGCCGTGATCGACCGTCCCACCGAGACCAGTGCCACCACGCGCCCGCCGTCGAACACCGGCACGACCGCGCGGACCGACGGGCCGAGCGTGCCGGTGTAGGTCTCGGTGAAGTGGTTGTCCCCTGCGGCCGCCGGCGCGATCGTCCCGACGAACCGGCGACCGATCTCGCTGGGCGTGGGGTGCGAGTAGCGGATCCCGTCGGGGGTCATCACGACGACGAAGTCGGTGGCGGTGTCGGCCCGCACCCGCTCGGCGAGCGGCTGCAGCACCGCGCTGGGCCGGGGGTCGTCGAGCGCGGCCCGCACGTCAGGCGACACGGCCAGTGTGTGGGCGATGCCGAGCATCTCCTCCGCGGTGGCCGCCCGCTCGGCCTCCCGCAGCTGCAGGTAACTGGCCAGGGCCAGCCCGATCAGCACGATCCCGGCGATCGCGGCCTGCAACGCGAACAGCTGCCGGGCGAGGCTCCAACCGCCTGCGCGCCCCATCGACCGCTCCTCGCTCAGGTCTCGAAGTCGTCGTACGAAATGAACAGAAGAGCGACGATAACCAGCCCGCGCCGCATGCTCGCCGCGATGGTCGCCGGTATCCCGGCACCGGTGCAATCGCCTGAATTCGCCAGAGTCGTCGGCTTCGGAGGAACCCGTGACAGACACCAGCTCGCCACCCCGGCGGGATCGCACGCATTACCTCTACATCGCCGTGATCGTCGCAGTGCTCGCGGGCGTCGTGGTCGGCCTGGCCGCCCCGGCGCTCGGCGAGGCGCTCAAGCCGGTCGGCACCGCGTTCGTCAACCTGATCAAGATGATGATCTCGCCGGTCATCTTCTGCACGATCGTGCTCGGCATCGGGTCGATCCGCCAGGCGGCGAAGGTGGGTCGCGTCGGCGGGCTCGCGCTCGGGTACTTCATCGCGATGTCCACGGTCGCGCTGGTCATCGGCCTGGTCGTGGGCAACATCGTGCAGCCGGGCACCGGCCTGGACGTGGGCGGTATCGAGGCCTACAACGCGCCCGAGGGCGAGTCGACCTCGGAGTTCCTGATGGGCATCATCCCGACGACCCTGTTCTCCCCGCTCGTCGGCGACAGCGTGCTGTCCACGCTGTTCGTCGCGCTGCTGGTCGGGTTCGCGGTGCAGGCGCTCGGCCGGTCCGGCGAGCCGATCCTGCGCGGCGTCAAGCACGTCGAGCGGCTGGTCTTCCGGGTGCTCGCGATGATCATGTGGGCCGCGCCGGTCGGCGCGTTCGGCGCCATCGCCGCGGTGGTGGGCGAGACCGGCTGGTCGGCGATCGTCGCGCTGTTCCAGGTGATGGCCGCGTTCTACATCACCTGCGTGCTGTTCGTGTTCGTCGTGCTGGGGACGCTCCTGCGGTTCGCGGCCGGCATCAACATCTTCTCGCTGCTGCGCTACCTCGGCCGCGAGTTCCTGCTGATCGTCTCGACCTCGTCGTCGGAGTCGGCGCTGCCGCGCCTGATCGCGAAGATGGAGCACGCCGGCATCTCGCGGCCGGTCGTCGGCATCACGGTGCCCACCGGCTACTCGTTCAACCTCGACGGCACCGCGATCTACCTGACGATGGCCTCGCTCTTCATCGCCGACGCCCTCGGCAGGCCGATGGCCATCAGCGAG
This window harbors:
- a CDS encoding response regulator, with amino-acid sequence MIRTLVVEDDPVAAAAHASYVERVRGFTVAASAASGADALRALATTPVDLVLLDVHLPDTNGLEVLRRMRAAGHTADVIMVTRARDVAVVQAAVAFGATQYLVKPFTFSAVRRKLEGYLDYRERLGAGPVVAQDDVDDLFGRLRAPAEAGGLPKGVSRESLDAVRAALEGADGCTAAEVAEAVGASRVTARRYLEYLVETGLAERAARYGPTGRPQTEYRWRPGGASG
- a CDS encoding sensor histidine kinase, which gives rise to MGRAGGWSLARQLFALQAAIAGIVLIGLALASYLQLREAERAATAEEMLGIAHTLAVSPDVRAALDDPRPSAVLQPLAERVRADTATDFVVVMTPDGIRYSHPTPSEIGRRFVGTIAPAAAGDNHFTETYTGTLGPSVRAVVPVFDGGRVVALVSVGRSITAVARDLERQVPLVLAAVAAALLLAAAGSWLVSRWLRRSTHDMGPAELARMYEYYDAVLHAVREGLLLLDREGRVQLVNDEARRLLALPADVNGRRVDEIGLPAPLGDALADGQARDDEIHLTADRIVVVSQGAARWGGRHLGTVVTLRDHTELRQLVSELQTVRGFADSLHAQAHEAANQLHTVISLIELGRADEALEFAAAELETAQHLTDAVVSGIAVPEVAALVVGKAAAAGERGVELRLEEGTHVPGGLADPRDLVTIVGNLLDNAIDAAQDGPQPRWVRFGADVDDDAVELRISDSGPGIAPEDAERAFERGFSTKPHDGMGRGLGLALVRRAAQRHGGAVHLTGKAEFTVRLPLVRA
- a CDS encoding cation:dicarboxylate symporter family transporter, which encodes MTDTSSPPRRDRTHYLYIAVIVAVLAGVVVGLAAPALGEALKPVGTAFVNLIKMMISPVIFCTIVLGIGSIRQAAKVGRVGGLALGYFIAMSTVALVIGLVVGNIVQPGTGLDVGGIEAYNAPEGESTSEFLMGIIPTTLFSPLVGDSVLSTLFVALLVGFAVQALGRSGEPILRGVKHVERLVFRVLAMIMWAAPVGAFGAIAAVVGETGWSAIVALFQVMAAFYITCVLFVFVVLGTLLRFAAGINIFSLLRYLGREFLLIVSTSSSESALPRLIAKMEHAGISRPVVGITVPTGYSFNLDGTAIYLTMASLFIADALGRPMAISEQIGLLLFMIIASKGAAGVTGAGLATLAGGLASHRPDLVDGVGIIVGIDRFMSEARALTNFAGNAVATVLIGHWVGEFDREKADRVLRGEDPFDEATMLDDADEAPQPSAPQPEKAATSA